A single genomic interval of Prunus dulcis chromosome 5, ALMONDv2, whole genome shotgun sequence harbors:
- the LOC117627589 gene encoding uncharacterized protein LOC117627589: MGDELELNNLTRPLKDFTVPKALDQPSCIAYPAATTTFEIKSGTIHLLPQFYGKAGDDPHIHIKDFFAVCATMHNGGISDEAIRLRLFPFSLKERAKEWLYSLPSASVTTWTSLASKFLAKFFPAQKTNHIRKEIMGVQQLDGESFHEYWDRFQRLLASCPHHQIEDWLLMQYFYEGLLDSERMMVDATSGGGLMNKSATQAKEMFENIAANSQQFNYRRAPPKKAGVYEVSASDIGPQIANLTNLVKQLIPQAQVCAVCANPGHHTESCPSLYGNGEEMAQAHYMQQQKPRNDPFSNTYNPGWRQHPNFGWKNNQNVQTAPVQQNQFVPQQNAPAPPGQGKSLEELINSLALSTQGFMQETRQTQAQMSTAIKSLENQVGQIAASLSQREPGKFPSQVIPNPNGGHDTANAITLRSAKRWKRMTMRREIQPKQWLPPLPSLRFQVTTLR; encoded by the coding sequence ATGGGAGACGAGTTGGAACTCAACAACCTCACCCGACCTTTGAAGGATTTCACAGTTCCTAAAGCATTGGACCAGCCGTCTTGTATTGCGTATCCAGCCGCTACAACCACCTTTGAGATCAAGAGTGGCACCATTCACCTTTTGCCGCAATTCTATGGCAAGGCTGGGGATGATCCTCACATACATATCAAGGATTTCTTTGCCGTGTGCGCGACTATGCACAATGGAGGGATTAGTGATGAGGCAATCAGATTGCGTTTATTTCCATTCTCACTCAAGGAACGAGCCAAGGAGTGGCTCTATTCTTTACCTAGTGCATCTGTCACAACATGGACATCATTGGCTTCCAAGTTCCTTGCAAAGTTCTTTCCAGCTCAAAAGACAAACCATATTAGGAAGGAGATCATGGGAGTGCAGCAACTAGATGGAGAATCATTTCATGAGTATTGGGATCGGTTTCAGAGACTCCTAGCTTCGTGCCCTCATCACCAAATTGAAGATTGGCTACTTATGCAATACTTTTATGAGGGATTACTTGATTCGGAGAGGATGATGGTTGATGCTACTAGTGGAGGAGGTTTGATGAACAAGAGTGCTACTCAAGCCAAGGAGATGTTTGAGAACATTGCAGCAAACTCTCAACAGTTTAATTACCGGAGAGCTCCCCCAAAGAAAGCAGGTGTTTATGAGGTAAGTGCTAGTGATATTGGTCCTCAAATAGCTAATTTGACTAACCTTGTTAAGCAGTTAATCCCTCAAGCACAAGTGTGTGCCGTGTGTGCTAATCCCGGACATCATACGGAGTCTTGTCCAAGTTTGTATGGTAATGGAGAAGAGATGGCTCAAGCACACTATATGCAGCAACAAAAGCCAAGAAACGATCCATTTTCTAACACTTATAATCCGGGATGGCGGCAACACCCTAACTTTGGATGGAAGAACAACCAAAATGTGCAAACAGCCCCAGTTCAACAAAATCAGTTTGTTCCTCAACAAAATGCACCTGCACCACCTGGGCAAGGTAAGTCTTTAGAAGAGTTAATTAATTCTTTGGCATTAAGCACTCAAGGTTTTATGCAGGAAACAAGGCAAACACAGGCACAAATGTCTACAGCAATCAAGAGCCTTGAAAACCAAGTTGGACAGATTGCAGCCTCCTTGAGCCAAAGAGAGCCAGGAAAGTTTCCAAGCCAAGTAATTCCAAATCCTAATGGAGGCCATGACACCGCAAATGCGATTACTCTTCGAAGTGCAAAAAGGTGGAAAAGGATGACAATGAGGAGAGAAATTCAACCAAAACAGTGGCTGCCCCCTCTCCCAAGCTTACGGTTCCAAGTGACAACTCTAAGGTAA